In Lycium barbarum isolate Lr01 chromosome 9, ASM1917538v2, whole genome shotgun sequence, the DNA window ccagagtatgtctccacctctccagcttagcgttaactccgctacgagtctcgtcgatcaggactatgtcgtccgcgaacaacatacaccatggcacctcaccttgaatttgccgtgtcaattcatccatcaccaaggcaaataaaaacggactaagagctgatccttgatgcaatcccatcacaactggaaagtgctctgagtctcctcctactgtccttaccctgattttggctccctcatacatgtccttgactCTAGTGTAGGTCAATATTTATCAGAAACATCTAACAATAACCACTGCTAAATTCGGCTTCTCCCAGTGTTTGAGGCAACTACTGAAGAAAAAAAATTGCTTGAGGGAACTGGAAAAGCTGCTTTCAGGTAAAGAAAGGGTGCTGCTATCAAGGatgtaattgaaaaataaaacTTTCAAAATATAGAAGATGATAGAATATTGGAGACAAGATTATTCAGTAAAATGATCTGAACCAACTATTAGAGAAAATGAAACTTGCATTGTCTCTTACAATCCGAAACTCCTATGCAGATAGGAGGGAGAATGCTAACCGCGCTAAAGCAAATCCTTTAACATCATTCTAAACATTTGCACAGATTTTGCAGATACATCTTTATTCCAATTAGGAAAGAAATCCAAAGGAAAGTATGTGCTCAGCTACACTGAAACCAAGCAGTTGTCGTGCTGCACGTCCTGGAAGATTACCAGCATCTTACCAGACATCAGGACGAAGCTCTCCAGTTGCTGGAGGCATCCATTTTCCAGAGTTGTAAACACTTTCACCAACTTTCCAACCGGGAACGTCCTTCATGATTCTCGCCTCTTCTTCAAGATACTTCTTCCACTCTTTAACAAATCTGAATAAGCAAAAAAACAACAGCATAAATAAACAGTTCAGACTACAATAAATAAACAGGAGCATGGAATACAAACAAATTCAAGTGGGCTCACCTTTCATCCTCTTCAGCTTGAAGCATGGGCAGGATAGCCCTTCGGGCAGCATATTTTTCTTCCTTTATCACCCTACATAATGCAAATATTATCAGAACTTTTTCTACAGAAGTTTGAGGATGCCAATGATTTCGGAACCATGGAAGTGTCAACCAGTGCACATCTTTCAAAACATAAGAAGGGAGTTTTAGGAATGTCCTAGTTCAAACAGCTTTTCCAAGTTCCTCCAAGAACCCCGATATCAGAAACTCTGGCTCCTAATTATTCAGAGCAATTAATTAATCATCCCATGAACTTCTAAATTGGTCACGGAAAATGGACCCTGAACCTAACTCAACTCAAAAAACTAGTTTGTTAGAACAGGGATGTCCAGAACCATGTAACGAACACTACCCCCCCCCcctaccccccaccccccaccccaccccaaaaaccaaaaaaaaaaaaagcctagaAATAAATATTTGGAATATGGATATATCAATGATGCATTTGGCTCTGATATCATTATTTAAAATGAACCTTGGAAGTTGGAACTAACTCAATTGAAAAGTTAGCTCATGAATGGAAAATTATCCACGATTATATAAAGAGACGACCCATACCCTCAACCAATGTCTGCATAAGGTGAGAAGTGATAAAGAAAATATGAAGAGATTAGAGCACAGACCCCCAATCAATGTGGGACAACACAACACGCTCCATCGGGAGCATAGATAAAATAAAATGGGGGTTCAACAATAGGTAACTAAACAAAAGGATAAATTTGGCTCTAAATGCCATGTTGAATTTGTGACCATCTTATCTCAAAACTTAAATTGTTAAAGTgaagatatttttatttatttatattaggcTTTAACACAAGAAATTGATAGTTAATGCAAATAAACAATACCCACGGTCCCACAGCAGTACCACTTCATCCTTTTATCATGATAGTAACTAGCTTAAACACACAAGTTTTACATATAGAGCAAAAGCTGGCAACACAACATAGATTTTAAAGCATGTACAAGGTATGACATTCATCATGATTTTTAATTAATCACCAACATCCCTTTGATGGAAATATCACAAATTATGATGACACCAGCTAAAGCCACCTCCATAGATCCAATCGGTACTTTTGGTTAACCGGAGGTGTGAATATCCTCGCTGATTATTATTCCTAGGAAAAATTTCTCCCAGCGGGTCATTCTAAGTTCTTGTTTATGGATATGTCCAAACTATACGTGATCTCCAGATAAAAAAGATAGCATGATAAATCCCAAATAAATTTCATGACTCCTCCAAATATAAAAGGAAAAACGATAAATCCTCTTGGAGACACCAAAAAAGACCACACCAGAGAGAATAACACTCTTAAGTGAAACTCAGCAGCATTGCTTCCTATATTAAAGATCCCGAGTCACCCACTCTACCAGTTTAGCTACTAAGAATGCTGCAAGAACTTTGGCTCTACCAAAGCACATATACGGCTTACCATTGACTTCAGAACTAAAGCCTGAACAGTACCCTTTACCTAATATAGCCAAAAGCTGTATGATTGATCTCCTTAAGGATTTTATAATGCTAATCTTCTTCGCATAATTCCAATTTATTCAGGGTTTGTCCTAGTCAAAATATAAGTGTTAAATCAGAGAAGTAAGATTTCAGTGCCTAGGAGGTCATTTTACATGGAAATGATATTCCCTAGGTTGCTCATCCCATTCAGGATATTCCACAATTTTAGTGTCTTTAAAAGGAGGATGACATGTCTACTGCTGGCTATTCTTGCTACATAGACACAAACAGACGACGAAGGATTTAAATACAAGCATAGTCCCCTACAAGGGAAAAAAATAGAGTTGAAGACAGTAAATGGAGAAAACTTAGCTCTTGAAAATTGATCGTAGCTAAAAGCTAAGTTTAACACTGGAAGTATGACGTTATCCTAAGAGATTATCTTTTGCATTTGAAGGAGATTAAGATCATTAATTTACTAATTTCATTCTCACAGTCTCAAAAGAAAAAGGGGGAGCATATAAGAAGATTCACAAGTACAGTACTATGGCTATTGGTCAATGGCAGCAGACTCCTTCCAGGACAATCACTACAGTTAAAGATTTGCAAACTGGTGATACAAAAACACTAGGTGCTTACTTCCCatctgaccttttttttttttttttgatcatgTAAAAGTATTTTCATTCATACACATTGCCACAACGGCTGTGTACAAAGGGTATACCAAAAGATCAAGATTCTACAAACTATGATTCTCTACAAACTCCACCCAATCCACTATACAACTAGGAACTTTCTATTTACACTAAAGTAAATAAGAGAGCAGAGACTACTTACTCCTCAACTGAGAAAAACTCAATTCTACTCCTTCAAAAGCTCTCCTATTTCTCTAATTCCATATGACCCACATTagccttggtggatagagttacccgGTACCTGTTAATGGTGGGAATCCCATGGAACCAGTAGAGGTACTCGCAAGCTAGCCCGAacaccacggttatcaaaaaaaGAAGATTTGCAAACTGGTGACACCTACCCCCTCCTACCAAAAAAAGTAGACAGACAAAATCTAAGCAGGTGAAAGAAAGTTGGCATTTTTTAGGAGTCTTTGTTTTCTATTATTCTGGGGAcctaacaataatcataatcacTGAGTTTCACAGACCTTGGGCACTGAGCAGTCGCTGTGTATCACTCAAGGAAGTCATAAATTGTGCTAGAGAAGAGTTTACTTGCTTGGCTATGACTTATCCAATTCTAGCATCAAACTCTTCTCTGAGATTGATCTATGCCTCTATGGTGGCACTGTGTTTTGAGTGTTCACCCCTACTACTAGTCTCTTCTTCAATGTCTGAGTTAGCATTCTACATGAGTGAGAAAAACTTTCAGGTTGGGCATGAGAATTCATTTAAGCTCTGGCATTGGACATTGGATTCTTGATGACGACTGTCCAGTCTTTCAAGTCATCAAATTTAAAGGCTTAATCATCTCCATGGGATAAATCTTGATGGTGTAGTCCAATGAATTATAAGAAAGAGATAACTAATGAAGAAAACTTCTAAACTTTCAAGTCATTAAATTTAAAGGCTTTATCATCTCCATGGGATAAATCTTGATGGTGTAGTCCAACGAATTATAAGAAAGAGATAACTAATGAAGAAAACTTCTATTAGGATTATACATTCCCAACATCTCCATCCAAAGGTCCGATGGGCAATATCACATGATCACAGTTCACCACAGCATCAAGACAGTTCGCTATTGGCTAGATCTTAAAATAATATCCtactctttttcttcttcttttttcctacATCGAAGAAATGTCCTGTGGGCTTCCATCCCGACTATGGTTGGCCAACAGGTTTGAAACCCCAGGGATTATGGGTCCCTATCCCTCTCCTGTCTACCCTCCGACCAACTTTAATATCCTGCTAATTAAACCCCCTCCAAACCCACATTTTCAAGGAAATTTATCATTTAAAAAGACAATTGATCAGATTCCTGACTACCCACAACTGAAAAGGGCCATATGCAATACCTCAACGGCTTTCCATTAGCAGAGGAATCTTCATTGAAATTCATATCTATAAGATCTACAGTCACTGCGCTCCAGGACAATTGCTGGGGTCTATATGCCAGAGAAGACCCCAATCTAGCAAGTAGTTAAGCATGTAGTGTATTTAGTTCGATGATGTAGTATTGCTTACCAAATAAAAATGCGTTAACCGGTAACCCATCTCATGCATCTTTTAAAGCACTTGAATGTGTTAAGGTAATAATACATTATTCTGTTGAACTTAACCCAAACAACAGAAGTTCTGATATCCAGAATGCCCCTTCCAATTGGAGCAAACTTTTTTCTGCCTACAGTGAAGGATCCCGATTTCTAAGATCATTGGGAGTATGAGAGACAATCACAGCCAACTAGTAGCTTTTATATGGTATCAGAAAACCAGCAAACCATAAAACATTCTGGTTTTCCTCTAATGGAAGCAGTTCTGCTGAGAACTTTCTATGAAAGGAAAGTCCCTAGGTGCAAAGAAGCAGCTTTTTTAAGTGGCAGACACTTGCTTCAAGTTACCAATGTTTGATTATCCATGATGAACAAAAATCTTAAAAGTTATCACATCGTAGTTTTGTTGAATTTAATGGAAAGTAATAAACCAAGACCGATTTGTAATAACACGCAAAAGTAGCCTACTCAAACTGTACTTTTTCATGGAAGCATCACATTTCTGTTGGAAGTGTACACCCCCACCAGAGATCAACGGCCTTGCTCATAGACTGGTTTCAAGTCTACCATTTTCCATTCTTAAATTCAAAAACTCGACCTTATTTCAACAGCATCAGCACACGTTTAAGCCTTCTATTTAACCTATTCACTTATCAATTCAGATAAAGTGTTAAATTTCACTACCTTCATCAAATAAACTTAAAGGAAAAGAACAAGAAGCTCGAATTCTTAATCAGCTTAAATCAACCAATACACACATATCCGGTAACATTTGTAGGGTTTTCTAAATATCACAATCAGCTATCAATGCACATTGTCCAAAAAGCAACAAAAAAAGAACCAACTTTTACACAAACAACAAAAATTAAGACATGCCCAGATGGTTTTATTTTCACAAACTAAAAGAATTAGATTCATACCTACGCTTCTTATTTCCTATGCCAACTTGGTACAAACTAAAGGACTTTCAAACT includes these proteins:
- the LOC132610092 gene encoding NADH dehydrogenase [ubiquinone] 1 alpha subcomplex subunit 13-B, whose product is MTESLIRKKAGMASVKDMPLLQDGPPPGGFAPVRFARRIPNTGPSALAIFLTAFGAFSWGMYQVGIGNKKRRVIKEEKYAARRAILPMLQAEEDERFVKEWKKYLEEEARIMKDVPGWKVGESVYNSGKWMPPATGELRPDVW